A part of Leptospira congkakensis genomic DNA contains:
- a CDS encoding STAS domain-containing protein, translated as MNEDKIGIHSEAIGNKLVVYVQGNLDVHNTHKIEKDLMALVGAAGKPVIFNLSDVPFISSAGLRLLVTTLRLCQEQKISISICGLQPAVEKVFDIIGMQQLFTIYPDLDSALK; from the coding sequence ATGAACGAAGACAAAATTGGAATCCATTCGGAAGCAATTGGAAACAAGTTGGTTGTATATGTCCAAGGCAATTTGGATGTTCACAATACACATAAAATTGAAAAGGATTTGATGGCGCTAGTTGGTGCCGCTGGGAAACCAGTCATTTTCAATTTGAGTGATGTTCCCTTTATCTCTTCTGCAGGACTTCGGTTGCTCGTCACAACACTACGCCTTTGCCAAGAGCAAAAAATAAGCATTTCTATCTGCGGTCTCCAACCTGCGGTAGAGAAAGTATTCGATATCATTGGAATGCAGCAGCTATTTACAATTTATCCTGATTTAGACTCTGCACTAAAGTAA